The following proteins are encoded in a genomic region of Rattus rattus isolate New Zealand chromosome 2, Rrattus_CSIRO_v1, whole genome shotgun sequence:
- the LOC116891187 gene encoding cytochrome P450 2A3 isoform X1 produces MLASGLLLVASVAFLSVLVLMSVWKQRKLSGKLPPGPTPLPFIGNYLQLNTEKMYSSLMKISQRYGPVFTIHLGPRRVVVLCGQEAVKEALVDQAEEFSGRGEQATFDWLFKGYGVAFSSGERAKQLRRFSIATLRDFGVGKRGIEERIQEEAGFLIESFRKTNGALIDPTFYLSRTVSNVISSIVFGDRFDYEDKEFLSLLRMMLGSFQFTATSMGQLYEMFSSVMKHLPGPQQQAFKELQGLEDFITKKVEQNQRTLDPNSPRDFIDSFLIRMLEEKKNPNTEFYMKNLVLTTLNLFFAGTETVSTTLRYGFLLLMKHPDIEAKVHEEIDRVIGRNRQAKYEDRMKMPYTEAVIHEIQRFADMIPMGLARRVTKDTKFREFLLPKGTEVFPMLGSVLKDPKFFSNPNDFNPKHFLDDNGQFKKSDAFVPFSIGKRYCFGEGLARMELFLFLTNIMQNFRFKSPQAPQDIDVSPKLVGFATIPPNYTMSFLSR; encoded by the exons ATGCTGGCCTCAGGACTCCTTCTGGTGGCCTCAGTGGCCTTTCTCAGTGTCCTGGTCTTGATGTCTGTCTGGAAGCAGAGGAAGCTCTCAGGGAAGCTGCCTCCTGGACCCACCCCATTGCCCTTCATCGGGAACTACCTCCAGCTGAACACAGAGAAAATGTACAGCTCTCTCATGAAG ATCAGCCAACGTTACGGTCCTGTTTTCACCATCCACCTGGGACCTCGCCGAGTTGTGGTGCTGTGCGGACAGGAGGCAGTCAAGGAGGCTCTGGTGGACCAAGCTGAGGAATTCAGTGGGCGGGGCGAGCAGGCCACCTTCGACTGGCTTTTCAAAGGCTATG GCGTAGCCTTCAGCAGCGGGGAGCGAGCCAAACAGCTAAGGCGCTTCTCCATCGCCACGCTGCGGGACTTCGGCGTGGGCAAGCGTGGCATCGAGGAGCGTATCCAAGAGGAGGCGGGCTTTCTCATCGAGTCATTTCGAAAGACGAACG GTGCCCTCATTGACCCCACCTTCTATCTGAGCCGGACAGTCTCCAATGTCATTAGCTCAATAGTCTTCGGGGACCGCTTCGACTATGAGGACAAAGAGTTCCTGTCACTGCTTCGAATGATGCTGGGAAGCTTCCAGTTCACAGCTACCTCCATGGGGCAG CTCTATGAGATGTTCtcttctgtgatgaaacacctgCCAGGCCCCCAGCAACAGGCCTTTAAGGAGCTGCAGGGGCTGGAGGACTTCATAACCAAGAAAGTGGAACAGAATCAGCGCACGCTGGATCCCAATTCCCCAAGGGACTTCATCGACTCTTTCCTCATCCGAATGCTGGAG GAAAAGAAGAACCCCAATACTGAGTTCTACATGAAGAACTTGGTGCTGACTACACTAAATCTCTTCTTTGCCGGCACAGAGACCGTCAGCACCACCCTGCGTTATGGCTTTCTGTTGCTCATGAAGCACCCGGATATTGAGG CCAAGGTCCACGAGGAGATTGACCGGGTGATTGGCAGGAACCGGCAGGCGAAGTATGAGGACCGAATGAAGATGCCCTACACAGAGGCTGTGATCCACGAGATCCAGAGATTTGCAGACATGATCCCCATGGGCCTGGCTCGCAGGGTCACCAAGGACACCAAGTTCCGAGAGTTCCTCCTTCCCAAG GGTACTGAAGTATTTCCTATGCTGGGCTCTGTACTGAAAGACCCTAAGTTCTTCTCCAACCCCAACGACTTCAACCCAAAGCACTTCCTAGATGACAATGGACAGTTTAAGAAGAGTGATGCTTTTGTGCCCTTTTCCATTG GAAAACGGTATTGTTTCGGAGAAGGACTGGCAAGGATGgaactctttctcttcctcacaaACATCATGCAGAACTTCCGCTTCAAATCCCCACAGGCACCCCAGGACATCGATGTGTCTCCTAAACTCGTGGGCTTTGCCACAATCCCACCAAACTACACTATGAGTTTCTTGTCCCGTTGA
- the LOC116891187 gene encoding cytochrome P450 2A3 isoform X2: protein MLASGLLLVASVAFLSVLVLMSVWKQRKLSGKLPPGPTPLPFIGNYLQLNTEKMYSSLMKVPLGVAFSSGERAKQLRRFSIATLRDFGVGKRGIEERIQEEAGFLIESFRKTNGALIDPTFYLSRTVSNVISSIVFGDRFDYEDKEFLSLLRMMLGSFQFTATSMGQLYEMFSSVMKHLPGPQQQAFKELQGLEDFITKKVEQNQRTLDPNSPRDFIDSFLIRMLEEKKNPNTEFYMKNLVLTTLNLFFAGTETVSTTLRYGFLLLMKHPDIEAKVHEEIDRVIGRNRQAKYEDRMKMPYTEAVIHEIQRFADMIPMGLARRVTKDTKFREFLLPKGTEVFPMLGSVLKDPKFFSNPNDFNPKHFLDDNGQFKKSDAFVPFSIGKRYCFGEGLARMELFLFLTNIMQNFRFKSPQAPQDIDVSPKLVGFATIPPNYTMSFLSR from the exons ATGCTGGCCTCAGGACTCCTTCTGGTGGCCTCAGTGGCCTTTCTCAGTGTCCTGGTCTTGATGTCTGTCTGGAAGCAGAGGAAGCTCTCAGGGAAGCTGCCTCCTGGACCCACCCCATTGCCCTTCATCGGGAACTACCTCCAGCTGAACACAGAGAAAATGTACAGCTCTCTCATGAAGGTGCCACTGG GCGTAGCCTTCAGCAGCGGGGAGCGAGCCAAACAGCTAAGGCGCTTCTCCATCGCCACGCTGCGGGACTTCGGCGTGGGCAAGCGTGGCATCGAGGAGCGTATCCAAGAGGAGGCGGGCTTTCTCATCGAGTCATTTCGAAAGACGAACG GTGCCCTCATTGACCCCACCTTCTATCTGAGCCGGACAGTCTCCAATGTCATTAGCTCAATAGTCTTCGGGGACCGCTTCGACTATGAGGACAAAGAGTTCCTGTCACTGCTTCGAATGATGCTGGGAAGCTTCCAGTTCACAGCTACCTCCATGGGGCAG CTCTATGAGATGTTCtcttctgtgatgaaacacctgCCAGGCCCCCAGCAACAGGCCTTTAAGGAGCTGCAGGGGCTGGAGGACTTCATAACCAAGAAAGTGGAACAGAATCAGCGCACGCTGGATCCCAATTCCCCAAGGGACTTCATCGACTCTTTCCTCATCCGAATGCTGGAG GAAAAGAAGAACCCCAATACTGAGTTCTACATGAAGAACTTGGTGCTGACTACACTAAATCTCTTCTTTGCCGGCACAGAGACCGTCAGCACCACCCTGCGTTATGGCTTTCTGTTGCTCATGAAGCACCCGGATATTGAGG CCAAGGTCCACGAGGAGATTGACCGGGTGATTGGCAGGAACCGGCAGGCGAAGTATGAGGACCGAATGAAGATGCCCTACACAGAGGCTGTGATCCACGAGATCCAGAGATTTGCAGACATGATCCCCATGGGCCTGGCTCGCAGGGTCACCAAGGACACCAAGTTCCGAGAGTTCCTCCTTCCCAAG GGTACTGAAGTATTTCCTATGCTGGGCTCTGTACTGAAAGACCCTAAGTTCTTCTCCAACCCCAACGACTTCAACCCAAAGCACTTCCTAGATGACAATGGACAGTTTAAGAAGAGTGATGCTTTTGTGCCCTTTTCCATTG GAAAACGGTATTGTTTCGGAGAAGGACTGGCAAGGATGgaactctttctcttcctcacaaACATCATGCAGAACTTCCGCTTCAAATCCCCACAGGCACCCCAGGACATCGATGTGTCTCCTAAACTCGTGGGCTTTGCCACAATCCCACCAAACTACACTATGAGTTTCTTGTCCCGTTGA